The following are from one region of the Abiotrophia defectiva ATCC 49176 genome:
- the dtd gene encoding D-aminoacyl-tRNA deacylase produces the protein MRVLIQRCRRGQVSIDGQVVGAIDRGFVLLVGVTHEDGPEDVAYCARKISKLRVFEDEQGRMNASLDSFPDGAILSISQFTLYGDVRKGNRPSFTRSARPEVAEPLYEALNQTLREAGFRVETGRFGADMQVLIENDGPVTILIDSKEK, from the coding sequence ATGCGAGTGCTTATTCAACGTTGCCGTCGAGGCCAGGTCTCAATTGATGGCCAAGTGGTAGGAGCGATTGACAGAGGTTTTGTCCTCTTAGTCGGTGTGACTCATGAAGATGGTCCAGAAGATGTGGCCTATTGCGCCCGCAAAATCAGCAAACTGCGTGTCTTTGAAGATGAGCAGGGGCGGATGAATGCCAGTCTAGATAGTTTTCCTGACGGAGCCATTCTATCCATTAGCCAATTTACCCTCTATGGCGATGTCCGTAAGGGCAACCGGCCAAGTTTTACCCGGTCGGCTCGTCCGGAAGTGGCGGAACCACTCTATGAGGCGCTTAACCAGACTCTTAGGGAAGCTGGTTTCAGAGTGGAAACCGGGCGCTTTGGAGCCGACATGCAGGTCCTAATTGAAAATGATGGACCAGTGACCATCCTAATCGATTCAAAAGAAAAATAA
- a CDS encoding RelA/SpoT family protein — MAQAPDLTAADVMALCESYMNEKHVAFVKKALDFATEAHKEQFRLSGEAYIVHPIQVAGILAQLKMDPDTVATGFLHDVVEDTDYTLEDIVREFSETVAFLVDGVTKLGKFKFQSKEEALAENHRKMLLAMAKDMRIIMVKLADRLHNMRTLKFQKPSKQVEKSQEAIEIYAPLADRLGMNLIKWELEDIALRYINPDAYYQIVNLMKSKREERETYIQEAILDINEAIEELHIKADVYGRPKHIYSIYRKMVKQNKDFDEIYDLLAIRALVPTIKDCYAVLGAVHTKWKPMPGRFKDYIAMPKANLYQSIHTTVIGPHGKPVEIQIRTFQMNEVAEYGVAAHWAYKEGKTQQVREDEAIKKQLTWFRDIVELEDEAKDAGEFMDFVKEDIFKDQVYVFSPKGDVFELPNGAGPLDFAYHVHTDVGQKTIGAKVNGKIVPLNYKLKNGDIVDILTNSNSNGPSRDWLKYTATSKARNKIKRYFKLLDRDRNSERGQAMVEEELKKNGYSLKQLAKKAYEKELFERYNVPSLADLFAAVALGEVSAISVYNFLHSKEQKDVPPAEPLTNEQTLNKPETEAMKIQHENGVMVRGVNNLMIRLSRCCSPVPGDQIVGYVTRGRGISVHRKDCPNLLNEPDLQQRTIPVEWESTGQLGADYVTEIRVVGFDRNGLINEVLHVVNHSVKTLRNVNGKVDDKTSTATVTIKVAISNTAQLEDLMVKLRNIPDVYEVTRVNNK; from the coding sequence ATGGCACAAGCACCAGATTTAACGGCCGCAGATGTCATGGCCCTCTGCGAAAGCTACATGAATGAAAAGCATGTGGCCTTCGTTAAAAAGGCGTTGGATTTCGCCACAGAAGCCCACAAGGAGCAATTTCGCTTATCGGGAGAAGCATACATCGTGCATCCTATTCAAGTTGCTGGAATTCTCGCCCAACTCAAGATGGACCCTGATACGGTCGCGACCGGCTTCCTCCATGATGTGGTGGAAGACACTGACTACACCCTAGAAGATATCGTCCGCGAATTTTCTGAGACGGTAGCCTTCTTGGTAGATGGCGTCACCAAGTTGGGGAAATTTAAGTTCCAGAGTAAGGAAGAAGCCTTAGCAGAAAACCACCGTAAGATGCTCTTGGCCATGGCCAAAGACATGCGGATTATCATGGTCAAACTGGCTGACCGCCTTCATAATATGCGGACCCTTAAATTCCAAAAGCCGTCCAAGCAAGTGGAAAAATCTCAAGAAGCGATTGAGATTTATGCACCGCTAGCTGACCGTTTAGGGATGAACCTGATTAAGTGGGAGCTAGAAGATATTGCTCTGCGTTATATCAATCCAGACGCCTACTATCAGATTGTCAACTTGATGAAGTCCAAGCGGGAAGAGCGCGAGACCTATATTCAAGAAGCCATTTTGGATATTAACGAGGCCATTGAAGAATTACATATCAAGGCCGATGTCTATGGACGTCCAAAGCACATCTATTCTATTTACCGTAAGATGGTCAAGCAGAATAAGGATTTTGATGAAATCTATGACCTCTTAGCTATCCGTGCTCTGGTACCGACCATTAAGGACTGTTATGCTGTTCTAGGGGCGGTCCATACCAAGTGGAAACCAATGCCTGGCCGCTTCAAAGACTATATCGCCATGCCTAAGGCTAATCTCTATCAGTCCATTCATACGACGGTTATCGGTCCGCATGGCAAACCGGTTGAAATTCAGATTCGGACTTTCCAAATGAACGAAGTGGCGGAGTACGGGGTTGCAGCTCACTGGGCCTACAAGGAAGGTAAGACCCAGCAAGTCCGCGAAGATGAAGCCATTAAGAAGCAACTGACTTGGTTCCGCGATATTGTAGAATTAGAAGATGAAGCCAAAGACGCTGGTGAGTTCATGGACTTCGTTAAGGAAGACATCTTCAAAGACCAAGTCTATGTCTTCTCACCAAAGGGGGATGTCTTCGAACTGCCTAATGGGGCGGGACCCTTGGACTTTGCCTACCATGTCCATACGGATGTGGGTCAGAAAACGATTGGGGCCAAGGTCAACGGTAAGATTGTCCCACTTAACTACAAGCTCAAAAACGGGGATATCGTTGATATCTTGACCAACTCGAATTCCAATGGACCAAGTCGTGACTGGTTGAAATATACCGCCACTTCCAAGGCACGTAACAAAATCAAGCGTTACTTCAAACTACTTGATCGCGATCGCAATAGTGAACGTGGTCAAGCCATGGTGGAAGAAGAGCTCAAGAAGAATGGCTATAGCCTCAAGCAATTGGCTAAGAAGGCCTATGAGAAGGAACTCTTTGAACGCTATAATGTACCGAGCTTGGCTGACCTTTTTGCAGCCGTAGCCTTGGGAGAAGTGTCGGCCATTAGTGTCTATAACTTCTTGCATAGCAAGGAACAGAAGGATGTCCCACCGGCAGAGCCTCTCACCAATGAGCAAACCCTCAACAAACCTGAGACCGAGGCCATGAAGATCCAACATGAAAATGGCGTCATGGTGCGTGGGGTTAATAACCTTATGATTCGCCTCAGCCGTTGCTGTAGCCCGGTTCCAGGTGACCAAATTGTGGGTTACGTGACACGAGGGCGGGGGATTTCAGTTCACCGTAAAGACTGTCCTAACCTACTCAATGAACCTGATTTGCAGCAACGGACCATTCCAGTTGAATGGGAAAGCACTGGCCAGCTTGGTGCCGACTATGTCACTGAGATTCGGGTAGTGGGCTTTGACCGCAATGGTCTCATCAATGAAGTCTTGCATGTGGTCAACCACTCGGTTAAGACCTTGCGCAATGTTAACGGGAAAGTTGACGACAAGACTTCAACGGCAACAGTCACCATTAAGGTTGCAATCTCCAATACGGCTCAACTAGAAGACCTCATGGTTAAATTACGTAACATTCCGGATGTTTATGAAGTAACCCGGGTCAATAATAAGTAG
- the deoC gene encoding deoxyribose-phosphate aldolase: MELAKYIDHTALKADTSRAAIETLCQEARDYGFMSVCVNPTWVATAHTLLAGSDVKVCTVIGFPLGANTSAVKAFETRTAIQEGADEVDMVINIGAAKDGNWDLVKADIQAVVEAANHQALVKVIVETCLLSKEEIVKASQVAKEAGADFVKTSTGFSTGGATVQDISLMRETVGPDMGVKASGGVQNREDALAMIEAGASRIGASKGIAIVTGQATGNAPGNY; the protein is encoded by the coding sequence ATGGAATTAGCAAAATACATTGATCACACCGCGCTTAAGGCCGATACTAGCCGGGCCGCCATTGAAACGCTCTGCCAAGAAGCCCGTGACTATGGCTTTATGTCAGTCTGTGTCAACCCTACTTGGGTGGCGACTGCTCATACTTTACTAGCAGGTTCAGATGTTAAAGTCTGCACGGTTATTGGCTTCCCATTGGGAGCCAACACTTCAGCGGTAAAAGCCTTTGAGACCCGCACCGCTATCCAAGAGGGAGCGGATGAAGTCGACATGGTCATTAATATTGGTGCTGCAAAAGATGGCAATTGGGACCTAGTCAAAGCGGATATCCAAGCCGTAGTGGAGGCTGCTAATCATCAAGCCTTAGTTAAGGTGATTGTAGAGACTTGCCTTTTAAGCAAGGAAGAAATCGTCAAAGCCAGCCAAGTAGCCAAGGAAGCTGGGGCTGACTTTGTTAAGACCTCTACCGGCTTCTCAACTGGCGGTGCCACTGTCCAAGATATTAGCCTTATGCGGGAAACCGTAGGCCCTGACATGGGAGTTAAGGCCAGCGGTGGAGTTCAAAACCGAGAGGATGCCTTGGCTATGATTGAAGCGGGTGCCAGCCGAATTGGCGCCTCCAAGGGAATTGCGATTGTAACCGGCCAGGCTACAGGCAATGCACCAGGAAACTATTAG
- a CDS encoding 16S rRNA (uracil(1498)-N(3))-methyltransferase, translating into MQRYFIDQTGLLVQALVTLTADDSRHFLRVMRSQPGAKAWLVTGDGQCYLAQLEGEVDRLAQFRLIELQEGAAQVELPVEVTIACGLSKNDKLDYIVQKATECGASHFQPLALSRDVVKWDHKKAGQRLDRLQKIAKEAAEQCHRLRIPQVAQPLSLAQLLAKSADYDACLVAYEEDAKQGEHSRLRQACQTLKGQAGAKVLVVFGSEGGLTPEEVSQLCEAGFQTVALGPRILRAETAPIYFLSALSYALELEL; encoded by the coding sequence ATGCAACGTTATTTTATCGACCAAACTGGCTTACTTGTCCAGGCATTGGTAACCTTAACGGCCGATGATAGTCGACATTTCCTAAGGGTTATGCGGTCTCAGCCTGGGGCTAAGGCTTGGTTAGTAACTGGGGACGGTCAATGTTACTTGGCCCAATTAGAAGGGGAAGTGGACCGCCTGGCCCAATTCCGCCTCATAGAACTTCAGGAGGGTGCTGCCCAGGTAGAATTGCCTGTTGAGGTCACCATTGCCTGTGGCTTGTCCAAAAATGATAAGCTAGATTACATTGTCCAAAAGGCAACCGAATGTGGTGCTAGCCATTTTCAACCCTTGGCTCTCAGTCGAGATGTCGTCAAATGGGATCATAAGAAGGCGGGCCAACGCCTAGACCGCCTACAAAAAATTGCCAAAGAAGCAGCTGAGCAATGTCACCGCCTTCGCATCCCTCAAGTGGCGCAGCCCCTGAGCTTAGCTCAATTACTGGCCAAGTCAGCTGACTATGATGCTTGCTTAGTAGCCTACGAAGAAGACGCCAAACAAGGCGAGCATAGTCGCTTACGTCAAGCCTGCCAGACACTTAAGGGGCAAGCAGGCGCCAAGGTCTTAGTTGTCTTTGGTTCAGAAGGAGGCCTGACTCCTGAGGAAGTCTCTCAATTATGTGAAGCTGGCTTCCAGACGGTAGCGTTAGGGCCTCGTATTCTCCGAGCGGAGACGGCCCCAATCTATTTCTTATCAGCCTTATCCTATGCCCTAGAACTTGAACTATAA
- the prmA gene encoding 50S ribosomal protein L11 methyltransferase, translating to MAETWSKLVVSLDTLDPAMIDLLSHLLFEAGAIGVEVDYAQGYLENHPNLFGELAEPLPKERLEHETELIAFFEEMPDLDSLKTQLESQYSDPFRLEASEIENENWQENWKVNYKPERISRYLTIVPIWEDYQAQAGEQVIYLDPGLAFGTGNHPTTQLGVQALEMYLRGGERVLDVGTGSGVLAFVATALGAKEVWGYDLDPQAVDSALQNLVHQQERQDDLAKVFKETPIHFQVKDLLKGVDWPVEVIVANILPHILVNMLEDAHRLLTADGYLILGGILNEKADQLLEDLEAHGFRLVQRVQLKGWTGLVTQKQED from the coding sequence ATGGCTGAAACCTGGTCTAAGCTGGTAGTCTCACTCGACACCCTGGATCCAGCGATGATTGACTTACTCAGTCATCTCCTCTTTGAAGCTGGGGCCATTGGAGTAGAAGTGGACTATGCCCAAGGTTATTTGGAGAACCACCCTAATTTATTTGGAGAATTAGCGGAACCACTGCCCAAAGAACGTCTGGAGCACGAGACAGAGTTAATCGCCTTCTTCGAAGAGATGCCAGATCTAGATAGTCTCAAGACCCAGTTGGAGAGCCAGTATAGTGATCCGTTTCGCCTTGAAGCCAGCGAGATTGAAAATGAAAATTGGCAGGAAAATTGGAAGGTTAACTATAAGCCTGAGCGTATTAGTCGCTACCTAACCATTGTACCGATTTGGGAGGACTACCAAGCCCAAGCGGGTGAACAAGTTATCTACTTGGATCCAGGTTTGGCCTTTGGGACAGGCAATCACCCAACTACTCAACTAGGGGTTCAGGCACTTGAAATGTACCTACGTGGAGGCGAACGAGTCTTAGATGTTGGTACGGGGTCGGGGGTTCTAGCCTTTGTAGCGACCGCCTTAGGCGCCAAAGAAGTGTGGGGCTACGACTTAGATCCTCAGGCCGTAGATAGCGCCCTACAAAACTTGGTTCACCAGCAGGAACGTCAAGATGATTTGGCCAAGGTATTCAAGGAAACGCCGATTCATTTCCAAGTTAAGGATTTGCTCAAAGGGGTAGACTGGCCAGTAGAGGTGATTGTTGCCAATATCTTGCCTCATATTCTGGTTAATATGTTAGAAGATGCCCATCGCTTACTAACAGCAGATGGTTACCTGATTCTGGGTGGAATTCTCAATGAAAAGGCTGATCAACTGTTAGAAGACTTAGAAGCACATGGTTTCCGCCTTGTTCAAAGAGTCCAACTAAAAGGCTGGACGGGTCTGGTAACCCAGAAGCAAGAGGATTAA
- a CDS encoding NAD(P)H-hydrate dehydratase, which yields MFQPLTYDGLAHRLPKRPSQSHKGTFGRTLLVGGNAQLGGAIILAAQAAVYAGSGLTTVATDVANHTALHARLPEAMVSDWSNLAQLKALTQAANLVLLGPGMGLDAFSCQRLHRILDWLRPGQKLVLDGDALTLLARHPHPLPSGVPVVITPHQAEWQRLSDLAIEDQTPQANLVAQKQLGFNLVLKKPGTELYLTDGSCYQLTVGTPAMATGGMGDTLAGMVAAFLAQFPDDFNLALCSAVFLHSYLAQEMAQTQWVVLPHQISEKLPSLMKDFIG from the coding sequence ATGTTTCAGCCTTTAACTTACGATGGGCTAGCCCATCGTTTACCTAAGCGACCTAGTCAATCCCACAAGGGAACTTTTGGCCGGACGCTCTTAGTAGGTGGCAATGCTCAGCTAGGTGGCGCCATTATTCTAGCTGCTCAAGCGGCTGTCTACGCAGGTAGTGGCCTCACGACTGTTGCCACTGATGTTGCCAACCACACGGCCCTCCATGCTCGTCTGCCTGAAGCCATGGTCAGTGACTGGTCTAACCTAGCTCAGCTTAAGGCGTTAACGCAAGCAGCTAATCTAGTTTTGCTAGGACCAGGTATGGGACTGGATGCTTTTTCCTGCCAACGTCTGCATCGGATTTTAGATTGGCTAAGGCCAGGTCAAAAGTTAGTCCTAGATGGTGATGCCTTAACGCTTTTGGCTCGCCATCCCCACCCCTTACCTAGTGGAGTGCCTGTAGTTATCACGCCTCACCAGGCTGAATGGCAACGCCTATCTGACCTTGCCATTGAAGACCAGACACCTCAAGCCAATCTGGTCGCTCAAAAACAACTTGGCTTCAACCTAGTACTCAAAAAACCAGGTACAGAGCTCTATCTGACGGATGGTTCCTGCTACCAATTGACAGTCGGCACACCTGCCATGGCGACCGGCGGCATGGGCGACACCCTGGCTGGAATGGTCGCTGCCTTTTTGGCTCAATTCCCAGATGACTTTAATTTAGCCCTATGCAGTGCCGTTTTCCTCCATTCCTACCTGGCACAAGAAATGGCTCAGACTCAGTGGGTGGTCCTACCCCATCAGATTAGTGAAAAACTCCCTAGCCTAATGAAGGATTTCATTGGCTAG
- the uvrB gene encoding excinuclease ABC subunit UvrB — protein MDFQLVAPYSPSGDQPEAIEALVQGVNDGVKEQVLLGATGTGKTFTIANVIKQTGRPTLVLAHNKTLAGQLYSELLEFFPDNAVEYFVSYYDYYQPEAYVPSSDTYIEKDASINDEIDKLRHSASSALIERRDVIVVASVSCIYGLVDPENYRNHVLSLREGMEIPRNLLLARLVEMQFVRNDIDFQRGTFRVRGDVVEIFMASRDKEVVRVEFFGDEIERIRVVDFLTGEIKYDVDHYPIFPATHFVASQEQTAVAVDSIRQELEERLAELRADNKLLEAQRLEQRTTYDLEMMLEMGYCSGIENYSRHIDGRAPGQAPYTLLDFFPDDFLIVVDESHITMSQIRGMYNGDRGRKQQLIDYGFRLPSALDNRPLRLEEFEEHVNQIIYVSATPGPYELEHTGGEVIQQIIRPTGLLDPVVEVRPIEGQIDDLVAEIKARTERDERVFITTLTKKMAEDLTDYLKELDIKVKYLHSDIKTLERTEIIRDLRLGVFDVLVGINLLREGLDVPEVTLVAILDADKEGFLRSERSLVQTIGRAARNANGRVIMYADQITASMQYAIEETERRRSIQMAYNQEHGIVPQTIKKEIRDLIRITHDVENEDKQESLLKQFRKLSRLQREEQLERLEMEMRQAAKDLNFEAAADLRDMIMELKGAYK, from the coding sequence ATGGATTTTCAATTAGTCGCCCCCTATAGCCCCAGTGGGGATCAGCCTGAAGCGATTGAAGCTCTGGTCCAAGGGGTCAATGATGGCGTTAAGGAGCAGGTCTTGTTAGGAGCAACGGGGACCGGTAAGACCTTCACCATTGCCAATGTTATTAAGCAAACGGGCAGACCGACCTTGGTTTTGGCTCACAATAAGACCCTGGCTGGGCAACTTTATAGCGAGCTATTGGAATTCTTCCCAGATAATGCGGTCGAGTACTTTGTCTCCTACTATGACTACTATCAGCCTGAAGCCTATGTGCCGTCGTCTGACACTTATATTGAAAAAGACGCCAGCATTAACGATGAGATCGATAAGCTCCGCCATTCGGCTTCTTCTGCCTTAATTGAACGCCGAGACGTCATTGTGGTGGCCTCTGTTTCCTGTATTTACGGCTTGGTTGACCCTGAGAACTACCGTAATCATGTCTTGTCCTTGCGAGAAGGCATGGAAATTCCTCGTAATCTTCTCCTGGCGCGTTTGGTTGAAATGCAATTTGTTAGAAATGACATTGACTTTCAACGGGGGACCTTCCGAGTAAGAGGCGATGTGGTAGAAATCTTCATGGCCTCGCGCGACAAGGAAGTGGTTCGGGTAGAATTCTTCGGGGACGAGATAGAACGCATCCGCGTCGTTGATTTTCTAACCGGCGAAATTAAGTACGATGTAGACCATTATCCTATTTTCCCTGCGACTCACTTTGTGGCCAGCCAGGAACAGACAGCAGTGGCAGTCGACTCCATTCGTCAGGAATTGGAAGAGCGCCTAGCCGAATTACGAGCAGACAATAAATTATTAGAAGCTCAACGCCTAGAGCAAAGAACTACCTATGATTTGGAAATGATGTTGGAAATGGGCTACTGTAGTGGGATTGAGAACTACTCCCGCCATATTGATGGTCGGGCACCAGGTCAAGCACCTTATACACTCTTAGACTTCTTCCCAGATGACTTTCTGATTGTAGTGGACGAGTCCCATATCACCATGTCGCAAATCCGCGGTATGTATAATGGTGACCGGGGCCGCAAGCAGCAGTTGATTGATTACGGCTTTCGTTTGCCGAGTGCGCTGGACAACCGACCTTTGCGCTTAGAAGAGTTCGAAGAACATGTGAACCAGATTATTTATGTTTCTGCGACGCCAGGACCTTATGAGCTAGAGCATACGGGTGGTGAGGTCATTCAACAAATCATCCGGCCAACGGGCCTCTTGGACCCAGTAGTTGAAGTGCGGCCAATTGAAGGTCAGATTGATGATTTAGTGGCTGAAATTAAGGCTCGGACTGAACGAGACGAGCGGGTCTTCATCACTACCTTAACTAAGAAAATGGCGGAAGATTTGACCGACTACCTCAAAGAGTTAGATATCAAGGTCAAGTACCTGCACAGTGATATTAAGACCCTGGAGAGAACGGAAATCATTCGAGACCTTCGTCTAGGTGTCTTTGATGTCTTAGTCGGTATAAACCTCTTACGGGAGGGCTTGGACGTGCCAGAAGTCACCCTGGTAGCTATTTTGGATGCAGACAAGGAAGGCTTCCTACGGAGTGAACGTTCCTTGGTACAAACTATTGGTCGGGCAGCTCGCAATGCGAATGGTCGCGTCATTATGTATGCGGATCAGATTACGGCTTCGATGCAGTATGCCATTGAAGAAACAGAGCGACGTCGTTCCATTCAGATGGCCTACAACCAAGAACATGGGATTGTTCCTCAAACCATCAAGAAGGAGATTCGCGATTTAATCCGGATTACCCACGATGTAGAAAACGAGGACAAGCAGGAGTCCCTCCTCAAGCAGTTCCGCAAGCTGTCTCGTCTACAAAGAGAAGAGCAATTGGAACGCTTGGAGATGGAAATGCGCCAGGCCGCCAAGGATCTCAATTTCGAAGCAGCCGCCGATCTGCGTGACATGATTATGGAACTTAAGGGTGCCTATAAATAA
- the rpsT gene encoding 30S ribosomal protein S20 encodes MANNPSAKKRIRQTATKTESNRAHVSAMRTAVKRFRSAVEAGEANVEELFRLAAKEIDSAATKGLIHKNKAARDKSRLARLLKAN; translated from the coding sequence ATGGCTAACAACCCATCAGCAAAAAAACGTATCCGTCAAACAGCTACTAAGACTGAAAGCAACCGTGCACACGTTTCTGCAATGCGTACTGCGGTTAAACGTTTCCGTTCTGCAGTAGAAGCTGGCGAAGCAAACGTTGAGGAATTATTCCGTCTAGCTGCTAAAGAAATCGACAGCGCAGCAACTAAAGGTTTAATCCACAAAAACAAAGCAGCTCGTGACAAGTCACGTTTGGCTCGTTTACTTAAAGCTAACTAA
- the holA gene encoding DNA polymerase III subunit delta, whose protein sequence is MTFQASISQIRKGQLGANYFLVGTERYLRQQLQDALIDQVDQAGSFEVSRFDLNDTELAAILDEADAFSFFADKRVVLIDNAQVLVSNSKVKVDDQDQKRLLAYLADPNPASLLIWICDSNQVDKRKKLTKAFQAQAKWVDVAPLDAKEMGAYLQAYLADSTLQIGREGLEELRMRVNDDLTLAMSELHKLAQYSNQGKPITLEVIKDLVPRSLETDVFSLSQAVLKRKLSQAVQIYQDLLLAKHEPVALHALLVSQFRLLIQVKLLGHQGYQQAEIAQQLSVHPYRVKLALETVRRLDLRQLYDFYDALAEADFQLKQGIGVKEIQFDLLVSRYIIGSP, encoded by the coding sequence ATGACCTTTCAAGCTAGCATCAGCCAAATCCGCAAGGGCCAATTAGGGGCCAATTACTTTCTAGTTGGTACCGAGCGCTATTTGCGGCAACAGTTGCAGGATGCCCTGATTGATCAAGTAGATCAGGCAGGTAGCTTTGAAGTTAGTCGCTTTGACTTGAATGACACGGAATTAGCCGCCATTCTGGACGAGGCAGATGCCTTCTCTTTCTTTGCAGATAAGCGTGTTGTCCTGATCGATAATGCCCAGGTCCTAGTCTCAAACTCTAAGGTTAAGGTCGATGACCAAGACCAGAAGCGACTCCTAGCCTACTTGGCAGATCCTAATCCTGCTAGTTTGCTGATTTGGATCTGTGACAGTAACCAAGTCGATAAGCGCAAGAAGCTGACTAAGGCTTTCCAGGCCCAGGCAAAATGGGTCGATGTGGCGCCTTTAGACGCCAAAGAAATGGGAGCCTATCTCCAGGCCTATCTGGCAGACAGCACGCTCCAGATTGGCCGTGAGGGGTTAGAAGAGTTACGTATGAGGGTCAATGATGATTTGACCTTGGCTATGTCGGAGCTCCACAAATTGGCCCAATATAGCAATCAGGGCAAGCCTATTACCCTAGAAGTTATCAAAGACTTGGTACCGAGAAGCCTTGAGACGGATGTTTTTAGCTTGTCGCAGGCAGTCTTGAAGCGAAAGTTGAGTCAAGCGGTCCAAATTTACCAAGATTTACTTCTAGCCAAACACGAGCCCGTGGCCTTGCACGCGCTCTTGGTCAGTCAGTTTCGTTTGTTGATTCAAGTCAAATTGCTTGGACACCAGGGCTATCAGCAAGCTGAGATAGCGCAACAATTGAGCGTCCATCCCTATCGCGTTAAATTGGCTTTAGAGACGGTTAGACGCTTAGATTTAAGACAGCTCTATGATTTCTATGATGCCTTAGCGGAGGCTGATTTTCAGCTCAAACAAGGCATTGGTGTCAAGGAGATACAATTCGACTTGCTAGTGAGTCGTTATATCATAGGAAGCCCCTAA
- a CDS encoding gamma-glutamyl-gamma-aminobutyrate hydrolase family protein, translating to MRPVIGVTGNIMQAPEDKFKSFKVNYSPWGYTEAVRLAGGTPVILPMTEPTCAAHYVSLIDGLVLTGGEDISPYLYNEEPHVNIEATSPTRDAVETALIKEALAQGKPILAICRGMQLVNVVLGGNLYQDLAGQANVTIQHVQKSRPSMATHSIKVKAGSYLSQLVADGCLINSIHHQAIRELGEGLIVSARSKDGVIEAIESQEGSLILGVQWHPERLTKHDECSMAIFQDLIERSLEAKQAR from the coding sequence ATGCGGCCAGTAATCGGTGTAACGGGCAACATTATGCAAGCCCCTGAAGATAAATTCAAATCTTTTAAGGTAAACTACTCCCCTTGGGGATATACGGAAGCAGTACGCTTGGCCGGTGGGACCCCGGTCATCCTACCTATGACGGAGCCGACTTGTGCTGCCCACTACGTGAGCCTCATTGATGGTCTGGTTTTGACCGGCGGGGAGGATATCTCACCTTATCTCTATAATGAAGAGCCACATGTCAATATTGAAGCTACTTCGCCAACGCGGGATGCAGTCGAAACGGCTCTTATTAAGGAGGCCTTGGCTCAGGGGAAACCTATTTTAGCTATTTGCCGAGGCATGCAACTGGTCAACGTTGTTCTGGGCGGTAACCTCTATCAGGATTTAGCAGGCCAGGCCAATGTGACCATTCAGCACGTCCAAAAATCACGTCCAAGCATGGCAACCCATTCCATCAAGGTAAAAGCCGGTAGCTACCTGTCTCAATTAGTGGCTGATGGTTGCCTTATTAACTCCATTCACCACCAAGCCATTCGGGAATTAGGAGAGGGCTTAATCGTGTCAGCCCGCAGTAAGGATGGGGTTATCGAAGCGATTGAAAGCCAAGAAGGTTCCCTCATTCTGGGAGTTCAATGGCATCCAGAGCGCTTGACCAAACACGATGAATGCAGTATGGCGATTTTCCAAGATTTAATCGAGCGCTCGCTTGAGGCCAAACAGGCTCGTTAG
- a CDS encoding glycine cleavage system protein H — MKRYGNQLWVQVVGPDRYRIGMTDQLQCDAGDISYANIAPLGALDVDDTLVNLEASKAAIEVASPLKGQVVARNEAAEANPSLLDSKNPADHWLIELSQVDTQAFEALAEEE; from the coding sequence ATGAAACGTTATGGCAATCAACTTTGGGTCCAAGTAGTTGGACCTGACCGTTACCGTATCGGCATGACAGACCAGCTCCAATGTGATGCGGGCGATATCTCTTACGCCAATATTGCCCCACTAGGAGCATTAGATGTCGATGATACCCTAGTTAATTTAGAAGCTTCTAAGGCGGCCATTGAGGTCGCTAGTCCCCTCAAAGGTCAAGTAGTAGCGCGAAATGAGGCGGCAGAAGCAAATCCTAGCCTCTTGGATTCTAAGAATCCGGCGGACCACTGGCTAATTGAATTAAGCCAAGTGGATACTCAAGCTTTTGAGGCGCTCGCAGAAGAGGAATAA